In one window of Kitasatospora sp. MMS16-BH015 DNA:
- a CDS encoding DUF1707 domain-containing protein: MTKAEPATRLTKAEPVAQPEARPVAEADLRASDADRERIAELLRDAYAEGRLTVEEHSERIEAAYAARTLGELVPLTRDLPSHQPLSAPRPATTRAAAPAPLPPARTEAPTAVAVFGGASRKGRFRVGSHLRAVAVFGGVELDLTDAVFESPEVVIEVIAVFGGVDIRVPENVTLLGTGAGVFGGFDVKEQTSADPYAPVVRIKGAAVFGGVDAKPRRGKKLKEWVRKQLGE, translated from the coding sequence AGGCCCGACCGGTCGCCGAGGCCGACCTGCGCGCCTCGGACGCCGACCGCGAGCGGATCGCCGAGCTGCTGCGCGACGCCTACGCCGAGGGCCGCCTCACCGTCGAGGAGCACTCCGAGCGGATCGAGGCCGCCTACGCGGCCCGCACCCTCGGTGAACTCGTCCCGCTCACCAGGGACCTCCCCTCGCACCAGCCCCTCTCGGCGCCCCGGCCCGCCACCACCCGGGCCGCCGCGCCCGCCCCGCTGCCCCCGGCCCGCACCGAGGCCCCCACGGCCGTGGCCGTCTTCGGCGGCGCCAGCCGGAAGGGCCGCTTCCGGGTCGGCTCCCACCTGCGGGCGGTGGCCGTCTTCGGCGGGGTCGAGCTCGACCTCACCGACGCGGTCTTCGAATCGCCCGAGGTGGTCATCGAGGTGATCGCCGTCTTCGGCGGCGTGGACATCCGGGTGCCGGAGAACGTCACCCTGCTGGGCACCGGTGCCGGGGTCTTCGGCGGCTTCGACGTCAAGGAGCAGACCTCGGCCGACCCGTACGCGCCGGTGGTGCGGATCAAGGGCGCGGCGGTGTTCGGCGGGGTGGACGCCAAGCCGCGGCGCGGCAAGAAGCTCAAGGAGTGGGTGCGCAAGCAGCTGGGCGAGTGA
- a CDS encoding WhiB family transcriptional regulator, translated as MLHSIESSAPSATVALRRSPAPQAGTGTQQLDLDDNPWHTGAACRRDEAGLFFAPSKEPTAARLAREEQAKQVCARCPVLLECREHALAQPEPYGVWGGLTAAERRVVLARRRRRESEIRVPAAARRIAG; from the coding sequence GTGCTGCATTCGATCGAGTCCAGCGCCCCTAGCGCCACCGTGGCGCTCCGGCGCAGTCCCGCCCCCCAGGCGGGCACCGGGACCCAGCAGCTCGACCTGGACGACAACCCCTGGCACACCGGCGCGGCCTGCCGGCGCGACGAGGCGGGCCTGTTCTTCGCCCCCTCCAAGGAGCCGACCGCCGCCCGGCTGGCCCGGGAGGAGCAGGCCAAGCAGGTCTGCGCCCGCTGTCCCGTCCTGCTGGAGTGCCGCGAGCACGCCCTCGCCCAACCTGAGCCCTACGGCGTCTGGGGCGGCCTCACCGCGGCCGAACGCCGCGTGGTCCTGGCCCGCCGCCGGCGCCGCGAGTCCGAGATCCGCGTCCCGGCTGCCGCCCGCCGGATAGCCGGATAG
- the glpX gene encoding class II fructose-bisphosphatase produces MTTQFPHHLPSSLEVAPEAPDRNLALELVRVTEAAAMAAGRWVGRGDKNGADGAAVKAMRTLVSTVSMNGIVVIGEGEKDEAPMLYNGERVGDGTGAECDVAVDPVDGTTLTAKGMANAVAVLAVADRGTMFDPSAVFYMDKLVCGPEAAEFVDITAPPAVNIRRVAKAKGSAVEDVTVMILDRPRHEALAREVREAGARIKFISDGDVAGAIMAAREGTGIDLLLGIGGTPEGIIAACAMKCMGGVIQGRLWPKDDAERQKALDAGHDLDRVLLTDDLVSGDNVFFVATGITDGELLRGVRYRQETATTSSLVMRSKSGTIRQIDSTHKLSKLRAYSAIDFDRAN; encoded by the coding sequence ATGACCACGCAGTTCCCGCACCACCTTCCGAGCTCCCTTGAGGTCGCCCCCGAGGCGCCCGACCGCAACCTGGCCCTCGAGCTCGTCCGCGTCACCGAGGCCGCCGCGATGGCGGCCGGCCGCTGGGTCGGCCGGGGCGACAAGAACGGCGCCGACGGCGCGGCCGTCAAGGCCATGCGCACCCTCGTCTCCACCGTCTCGATGAACGGCATCGTCGTCATCGGCGAGGGCGAGAAGGACGAAGCCCCCATGCTCTACAACGGCGAGCGGGTCGGCGACGGCACCGGCGCCGAGTGCGACGTCGCGGTGGACCCGGTGGACGGCACCACGCTGACCGCCAAGGGCATGGCCAACGCCGTCGCCGTGCTGGCCGTGGCCGACCGGGGCACCATGTTCGACCCGAGCGCCGTGTTCTACATGGACAAGCTGGTCTGCGGCCCCGAGGCCGCCGAGTTCGTCGACATCACCGCTCCCCCGGCCGTCAACATCCGCCGGGTGGCCAAGGCCAAGGGCAGCGCCGTCGAGGACGTCACCGTGATGATCCTGGACCGCCCGCGCCACGAGGCCCTCGCCCGCGAGGTCCGCGAGGCCGGCGCCCGGATCAAGTTCATCTCCGACGGCGACGTGGCCGGTGCGATCATGGCCGCCCGCGAGGGCACCGGCATCGACCTGCTGCTCGGCATCGGCGGCACGCCCGAGGGCATCATCGCGGCCTGCGCGATGAAGTGCATGGGCGGCGTGATCCAGGGCCGCCTGTGGCCCAAGGACGACGCGGAGCGCCAGAAGGCCCTCGACGCGGGCCACGACCTGGACCGCGTGCTCCTCACCGATGACCTCGTCAGCGGCGACAACGTGTTCTTCGTCGCCACCGGCATCACCGACGGCGAGCTCCTCCGCGGGGTCCGCTACCGCCAGGAGACCGCGACCACCAGCTCGCTGGTGATGCGGTCCAAGAGCGGGACGATCCGCCAGATCGACTCCACCCACAAGCTCTCGAAGCTGCGGGCCTACAGCGCCATCGACTTCGATCGCGCCAACTGA
- a CDS encoding DUF4245 domain-containing protein encodes MRGRQTVRDMILSMLAVGAVGAGAYVFIPHDTKGDRILPVDYTSSLASARRAAPYPLLGPADLPAGWKATSVEYKKDPAGHANWHLGFETPTRQYAAIEQSDAARVDVLKNAVPGGQADGAAKLGAQDWQRLQGDRYRALTVQTGSATTVVTGTATYEELAVLAQSLK; translated from the coding sequence ATGAGAGGCCGGCAGACGGTACGGGACATGATCCTGTCGATGCTGGCCGTCGGCGCCGTGGGCGCCGGTGCGTACGTGTTCATTCCGCACGACACCAAGGGCGACCGCATCCTCCCGGTCGACTACACCTCCTCGCTGGCCTCGGCCAGGCGGGCCGCGCCGTACCCGCTGCTGGGCCCGGCCGACCTCCCGGCCGGCTGGAAGGCGACCTCGGTCGAGTACAAGAAGGACCCGGCGGGCCACGCCAACTGGCACCTGGGCTTCGAGACCCCGACCCGGCAGTACGCGGCGATCGAGCAGAGCGACGCGGCCCGGGTCGACGTGCTCAAGAACGCCGTCCCCGGCGGCCAGGCCGACGGCGCGGCCAAGCTGGGTGCCCAGGACTGGCAGCGCCTCCAGGGCGACCGCTACCGGGCGCTGACCGTGCAGACCGGTTCGGCGACCACCGTGGTCACCGGTACCGCCACGTACGAGGAGCTGGCCGTGCTGGCCCAGTCGCTCAAGTAG
- a CDS encoding malonic semialdehyde reductase — MTNDLLALDSAAQDLLFREAHTAHAFSDEPVSDEQIQAIYDLVKYAPTSLNQQPLRVVLVRSEEARERLVGLMSDGNKAKVAGAPLTAILAVDNEFHEHLPRLFPAYPNAKDFFTERPAREGSARLNGTLQAGYFFLGIRAAGLAAGPMTGFDGDGITKEFFTDGNHSVLAVVAIGKPGEQAFFPRGERLAFDEVFTTV, encoded by the coding sequence ATGACGAACGACCTTCTCGCGCTCGACTCCGCCGCTCAGGACCTGCTCTTCCGCGAGGCCCACACCGCGCACGCCTTCTCCGACGAGCCGGTCAGCGACGAGCAGATCCAGGCCATCTACGACCTGGTCAAGTACGCCCCCACCTCGCTGAACCAGCAGCCGCTGCGCGTCGTGCTGGTCCGCAGCGAGGAGGCCCGCGAGCGCCTGGTCGGCCTGATGAGCGACGGCAACAAGGCCAAGGTCGCCGGCGCCCCGCTGACCGCCATCCTGGCCGTGGACAACGAGTTCCACGAGCACCTGCCGCGCCTGTTCCCGGCCTACCCGAACGCCAAGGACTTCTTCACCGAGCGCCCGGCCCGCGAGGGCTCGGCCCGCCTGAACGGCACCCTGCAGGCCGGCTACTTCTTCCTCGGCATCCGCGCCGCCGGCCTGGCCGCGGGCCCGATGACCGGCTTCGACGGCGACGGCATCACCAAGGAGTTCTTCACCGACGGCAACCACTCGGTGCTGGCCGTGGTCGCCATCGGCAAGCCGGGCGAGCAGGCCTTCTTCCCGCGTGGCGAGCGCCTCGCCTTCGACGAGGTCTTCACCACCGTCTGA
- a CDS encoding exodeoxyribonuclease VII small subunit has product MTDQQQTEQSEQDRQSDDSLGYEQARDALLEVVRRLEAGGVPLEESLALWERGEQLAKVCQRWLDGARARLDAALAAEEAAEEAE; this is encoded by the coding sequence ATGACGGATCAGCAGCAGACGGAGCAGTCCGAGCAGGACCGGCAGTCCGACGACAGCCTCGGCTACGAGCAGGCCCGGGACGCCCTGCTGGAGGTGGTCCGCCGACTGGAGGCGGGCGGCGTGCCGCTGGAGGAGTCGCTGGCCCTGTGGGAGCGCGGCGAGCAGCTGGCCAAGGTCTGCCAGCGCTGGCTGGACGGCGCCCGGGCCCGGCTGGACGCGGCGCTGGCCGCCGAGGAGGCCGCCGAGGAGGCCGAGTAG